From Demequina capsici, one genomic window encodes:
- a CDS encoding L,D-transpeptidase has product MGSDPASLDGGVARGGRGAVRLARPAVLPLVIGVVVLAAVGTALGLRGATDASAGADASAGAGASAFATALEPVPAVAATAGTTQDAEPSVVVDDHVSTFVTADGLNIDVYSAPDGDVQQTVRSDQVLTVPGATPLVLLVTDGGDETPGWYQVYLPVRPNGTTGWVRASDVAVGTTDFWIEVSISGFTMTVYDGTEAVLTTPIGVGRDDRPTPGGVYYLKELLRVPDASGPYGPYAYGLSGYQSTLDSFHGGEAVIGIHGTNDPTSFGRVVSSGCIRVPNATIAELAEQIGPPLGTPVYITD; this is encoded by the coding sequence ATGGGGTCGGACCCTGCGAGCCTGGATGGAGGCGTCGCGCGAGGCGGGCGTGGCGCGGTGCGGCTCGCGCGACCTGCGGTGCTTCCGCTGGTGATCGGCGTCGTCGTCCTGGCGGCGGTGGGAACGGCTCTCGGGCTGCGAGGAGCGACGGACGCGTCGGCGGGTGCGGACGCGTCGGCGGGTGCGGGCGCGTCGGCGTTCGCGACGGCCCTCGAGCCCGTCCCAGCGGTCGCCGCGACCGCGGGGACCACCCAGGACGCCGAGCCCTCCGTGGTCGTGGACGATCATGTCAGCACCTTCGTGACGGCCGACGGCCTGAACATCGACGTGTACTCGGCGCCGGACGGCGACGTGCAGCAGACGGTCCGGTCGGATCAGGTGCTGACCGTGCCGGGAGCCACCCCGCTCGTGCTGCTCGTCACGGACGGGGGCGACGAGACGCCTGGCTGGTACCAGGTGTACCTGCCGGTGCGGCCGAACGGGACGACGGGCTGGGTCCGCGCGTCTGATGTCGCCGTCGGCACCACCGACTTCTGGATCGAGGTCTCGATCTCCGGGTTCACCATGACGGTCTACGACGGCACCGAGGCGGTGCTGACGACGCCGATCGGCGTGGGCCGGGACGACCGCCCGACGCCTGGCGGCGTCTACTACCTGAAGGAGCTGCTCCGGGTTCCCGACGCTTCCGGACCGTACGGGCCGTACGCCTACGGGCTGTCCGGGTACCAGTCGACTCTCGACTCGTTCCACGGCGGCGAGGCGGTCATCGGCATCCACGGCACGAACGACCCGACCTCCTTCGGGCGCGTGGTGTCGAGCGGTTGCATCCGGGTGCCGAACGCGACGATCGCCGAGCTCGCCGAGCAGATCGGTCCGCCGCTGGGCACCCCGGTCTACATCACCGACTGA
- a CDS encoding FAD-binding and (Fe-S)-binding domain-containing protein: MSSVTTTAPEPAAAPPAAPLDDLAHALRAAGLAEVETGARRRAEYSTDASNYRVVPQVVVFPRDADELLAVHAVSRATRAPLTMRGAGTSVAGNAIGTGIVVDTSRHLNRILDVDVDARTARVQPGVIMGDLQRLVGPHGLRFGPDPSTWTRATLGGMIGNNACGPHALAFGRTADNVLSLDVVDGLGRRFTASPRSGSGGGPVAVPGLKELVDANLALIRTEFGRFTRQVSGYSMEHLLTENGADLGRFLVGSEGTLATTLEATLRLVEVPRVRLTGVFAYDDMPAAADAVVPMLPHRPQAIEGLDARLVARVRAAKGDAGVPEFPPGAGWLLVEVGAPTVEEAEEAMSALAADSGTSTYRVVRDAKESAKLWAIRADGAGLAGRSADNKECWPGWEDAAVPPERLGAYLRDFDLLMARHGVDGQPFGHFGDGCIHVRLDIPLQADGRPLRAFMEESAALVASHGGSLSGEHGDGRARSELLGAMYSPAAVGLFSQVKALFDPENLLNPGIIVDPAPLDADLRRPSAPRTAPSKGGMAFEHDHGDLTEAVHRCTGVGKCRADLPGTGTGFMCPSYAATKDEKDVTRGRARVLQDAINGSLIGGLTAPEVRQSLDLCLSCKACSSDCPSGIDMAAYKSEVLHRSYQGRLRPMPHYSIGWLPRWMNLIGWVPWLVNGVMSVGWLRRLILPIAGLDKRRSLPRFAAKPFRRTEVAKARRAQRGSGLVSDPSTGSSGHDANAARTERRVVLWADSFTDGLDPQIPTAIVEVLESAGFEVTVTAGDACCGVTWISTGQLDGARKHLEHLLSVLGPYAVNGIPIIGVEPSCMAVLRGDLTEILPEDPRARSVQLATYTLAELLTGRAPVKPDPAWQVPSLEGVDVVVQPHCHQYSVMGYVADRDLLARAGANVTEASGCCGLAGNWGYEKGHYDLSVDIAHTSLVPALEKAGLSKDGKAVEGGEAVYMADGVSCRTQAEHVAGVDGWHLAELLSRAARSR; encoded by the coding sequence ATGTCGAGCGTGACGACCACCGCGCCCGAACCTGCCGCCGCGCCCCCGGCCGCCCCACTCGACGATCTGGCCCACGCTCTCCGTGCCGCCGGCCTCGCAGAGGTGGAGACGGGCGCACGTCGGCGCGCGGAGTACTCGACGGATGCGTCCAACTACCGGGTGGTCCCGCAGGTGGTGGTGTTCCCTCGCGACGCCGACGAGCTGCTCGCCGTCCATGCGGTCTCCCGCGCCACGCGCGCGCCGCTGACCATGCGCGGAGCGGGCACCTCGGTGGCCGGCAACGCGATCGGCACCGGCATCGTCGTGGACACCAGCCGCCATCTGAACCGCATCCTCGATGTGGATGTGGATGCGCGCACCGCCCGTGTCCAGCCGGGCGTCATCATGGGCGACCTGCAGCGGCTCGTCGGGCCTCATGGCCTGCGGTTCGGGCCCGACCCGTCGACGTGGACTCGCGCCACGCTCGGCGGGATGATCGGCAACAATGCCTGCGGGCCGCATGCGCTCGCATTCGGTCGGACCGCGGACAACGTCCTCTCCCTCGACGTGGTGGACGGCCTCGGCCGACGATTCACGGCGAGCCCCCGGAGCGGCTCGGGCGGCGGCCCGGTGGCGGTTCCTGGTCTCAAGGAGCTGGTGGACGCGAACCTGGCGCTGATCCGCACGGAGTTCGGGCGCTTCACGCGTCAGGTGTCGGGCTACTCGATGGAGCACCTGCTCACCGAGAACGGTGCCGACCTGGGGCGGTTCCTCGTCGGGTCCGAGGGTACGCTCGCAACCACCCTTGAGGCGACGTTGCGCCTGGTAGAGGTGCCTCGAGTGCGCCTGACGGGCGTCTTCGCGTACGACGACATGCCGGCTGCGGCCGATGCGGTCGTCCCGATGCTTCCGCACAGGCCGCAGGCGATCGAAGGGCTCGACGCCCGACTCGTCGCGCGCGTGCGTGCCGCGAAGGGCGACGCGGGGGTGCCCGAGTTCCCCCCAGGCGCCGGCTGGCTGCTCGTCGAGGTCGGTGCGCCCACCGTGGAAGAGGCGGAGGAGGCGATGTCCGCGCTCGCGGCCGATTCGGGCACATCCACCTACCGTGTGGTCCGGGACGCGAAGGAGTCCGCCAAGCTGTGGGCCATCCGGGCCGACGGCGCGGGCCTGGCCGGTCGCTCCGCGGACAACAAGGAGTGCTGGCCCGGCTGGGAGGATGCCGCGGTCCCGCCGGAGCGGCTGGGCGCCTACCTGCGCGACTTCGATTTGCTCATGGCGCGCCACGGAGTGGACGGCCAACCGTTCGGCCACTTCGGCGACGGGTGCATCCACGTGCGGCTCGACATCCCGCTGCAGGCCGACGGGCGTCCGCTGCGGGCGTTCATGGAGGAGTCGGCGGCGCTGGTCGCCTCGCATGGTGGATCTCTGAGCGGCGAGCACGGTGACGGTCGCGCCCGCTCGGAGCTGCTGGGCGCGATGTACTCGCCGGCGGCCGTCGGTCTGTTCTCCCAGGTGAAGGCCCTGTTCGACCCGGAGAACCTGCTCAACCCGGGCATCATTGTGGATCCGGCGCCGCTGGATGCGGACCTGCGCCGCCCGTCTGCGCCTCGCACCGCTCCGTCGAAGGGCGGGATGGCGTTCGAGCACGACCACGGTGACCTCACGGAGGCGGTGCACCGCTGCACCGGCGTGGGCAAGTGCCGTGCGGACCTGCCTGGAACCGGCACAGGGTTCATGTGCCCGTCATATGCGGCCACGAAGGACGAGAAGGACGTGACGCGGGGACGCGCCCGAGTGCTGCAGGATGCGATCAACGGTTCGCTGATCGGGGGCCTCACCGCGCCCGAGGTGCGCCAGAGCCTGGACCTGTGCCTCAGCTGCAAGGCGTGCTCGTCGGACTGCCCTTCGGGCATCGACATGGCGGCGTACAAGTCCGAGGTGCTGCACCGGTCGTATCAGGGACGGCTGCGCCCCATGCCGCACTACTCCATCGGGTGGCTGCCGCGGTGGATGAACCTGATCGGCTGGGTGCCGTGGCTGGTCAACGGCGTCATGTCCGTCGGTTGGCTACGGCGCCTGATCCTGCCGATCGCGGGGCTCGACAAGAGACGGTCGCTGCCGAGGTTCGCGGCCAAGCCCTTCCGTCGGACGGAGGTGGCCAAGGCTCGTCGTGCGCAGCGGGGCAGCGGGCTGGTCTCCGACCCGTCGACGGGTTCGAGCGGGCACGACGCGAACGCCGCGCGCACCGAGCGACGCGTGGTGCTCTGGGCCGACTCGTTCACGGACGGGCTGGACCCCCAGATCCCGACTGCGATCGTGGAGGTGCTCGAGTCCGCGGGCTTCGAGGTCACCGTGACGGCGGGCGACGCCTGCTGCGGCGTCACGTGGATCTCGACGGGCCAGCTGGACGGGGCGCGCAAACACCTGGAGCACCTGCTGAGCGTGCTGGGCCCGTACGCGGTCAACGGCATCCCGATCATCGGTGTCGAGCCCTCGTGCATGGCGGTCCTGCGCGGCGACCTCACGGAGATCCTTCCTGAGGATCCCCGTGCGCGCTCGGTGCAGCTCGCAACCTACACGCTGGCTGAGCTCCTCACCGGACGCGCTCCTGTCAAGCCGGATCCTGCCTGGCAGGTGCCCAGCCTCGAAGGTGTCGACGTGGTCGTCCAGCCCCACTGCCACCAGTACTCGGTGATGGGCTACGTGGCCGACCGGGACCTGCTGGCCCGCGCAGGCGCGAACGTGACGGAGGCATCGGGCTGCTGCGGACTGGCGGGCAACTGGGGTTATGAGAAGGGCCACTACGACCTGTCGGTCGACATCGCCCACACGTCGCTCGTGCCGGCGCTTGAGAAGGCGGGTCTGAGCAAGGACGGCAAGGCGGTCGAAGGAGGTGAGGCCGTGTACATGGCGGATGGCGTCTCGTGCCGCACCCAGGCCGAGCACGTGGCGGGCGTGGACGGGTGGCACCTGGCGGAGCTGTTGTCGAGAGCCGCGCGCTCGCGCTGA
- a CDS encoding HNH endonuclease signature motif containing protein, giving the protein MDITTAEIARAMRALQLFDGRSTTSLSESELMNLMDALSRLGRIANTTLAACAGEVERRSRPELGRQGLARRNGFRTPAHLVAAVGNGTVGSAHQLIETGKVMADAVPPVGEDARPVQGHSHLTRAIADGLLDSECAALISRTLRAVATLRTQLAAARDAGGPSAPTHESAPWTEPSPLEASLVETATTHGISRLRRACLQARAAADPVAWERRERQARDERYLVMNTDEDGIVNLRARLDAASAAPLATWLEGQVRDAFQRRRDAATVPSGDTRTAGQIRVDALAALARHGLGCEADATAPTTTVVVRVAETDLQAGVGLADCDDLPAPVSVGALRRMAVDLQVLPAVLGGKSEPLDLGRTRRLFSRAQRLALGERDGGCAICQAPPTWCEAHHIRWWTRDSGRTDLDNGVLLCTNCHHRVHDGTWEIHAENGRIMVRPPASVDPARLPRPAGRSHTIGRQRERTGATAA; this is encoded by the coding sequence ATGGACATCACGACCGCCGAGATCGCTCGAGCGATGCGCGCGCTCCAGCTCTTCGACGGTCGCTCCACCACCTCCCTCAGCGAATCCGAGCTCATGAACCTGATGGATGCGCTCTCCCGGTTGGGTCGCATCGCCAACACCACGCTGGCGGCCTGCGCAGGCGAGGTCGAACGTCGCTCCCGGCCGGAGCTCGGCCGCCAGGGGCTGGCGCGCCGCAACGGATTCCGCACCCCCGCACACCTCGTCGCGGCCGTCGGCAACGGCACGGTCGGCTCCGCGCACCAGCTCATCGAGACGGGCAAGGTCATGGCGGATGCCGTCCCACCCGTCGGTGAGGACGCTCGGCCGGTTCAAGGCCATTCTCACCTCACGCGTGCGATCGCCGACGGGCTGCTCGACTCCGAGTGCGCGGCGCTCATCTCCAGGACCCTCCGCGCCGTGGCCACGCTGCGCACGCAGCTCGCAGCCGCCCGCGACGCCGGCGGGCCCTCCGCACCCACCCACGAGTCCGCGCCCTGGACCGAGCCTTCCCCACTCGAGGCCTCACTGGTGGAGACCGCCACCACCCACGGCATCAGCAGACTGCGCCGCGCCTGCCTCCAGGCCCGCGCAGCCGCCGACCCCGTCGCGTGGGAACGCCGCGAACGTCAAGCACGCGACGAGCGCTACCTCGTCATGAACACGGACGAAGATGGCATCGTCAACCTCCGCGCGCGGCTCGACGCCGCATCAGCCGCTCCGCTCGCCACCTGGCTCGAAGGACAGGTGCGAGACGCCTTCCAACGCCGACGCGACGCAGCCACCGTCCCGTCCGGTGACACGCGCACCGCCGGCCAGATCCGCGTCGACGCACTCGCCGCCCTCGCGCGGCACGGCCTCGGATGCGAAGCCGACGCCACCGCACCCACCACCACGGTCGTCGTCCGCGTCGCAGAAACCGACCTCCAGGCAGGAGTCGGCCTCGCAGACTGCGACGACCTCCCCGCGCCCGTCAGCGTCGGCGCACTGCGACGCATGGCAGTGGACCTGCAGGTGCTGCCAGCCGTCCTCGGCGGCAAGTCCGAACCGCTCGACCTAGGCCGCACGCGCCGACTGTTCTCCCGCGCCCAACGGCTCGCACTCGGCGAACGCGACGGCGGATGCGCCATCTGCCAGGCACCACCCACCTGGTGCGAAGCACACCACATCCGCTGGTGGACACGAGACAGCGGGCGCACCGACCTCGACAACGGTGTCCTGCTGTGCACGAACTGCCATCACAGAGTGCACGACGGCACCTGGGAGATCCACGCCGAAAACGGCCGCATCATGGTGCGGCCACCCGCCTCCGTGGACCCCGCCCGGCTCCCACGTCCCGCCGGACGATCCCACACCATCGGCCGGCAGCGAGAGCGAACCGGCGCCACTGCGGCCTGA
- a CDS encoding DUF4012 domain-containing protein, which translates to MADRKDARATRRGAKPAPQNVVQATGQLRHYSGKRPHPWRWVALIGFVMVVAIAVPGYLFAKDALAAKDATDRLKAQIEPAKAAAKNRDSAAIQTVLANVSADAVDYADHTQGPLWDLAAKVPWVKDQVIPLMALGDTLTALNDSVLVPLEQQDLSIIESPPIDNGRIDPYIAEPFVPILAEAQTVIEDQNAKLAQVDTSNSIAQIADGVATVRDALAGVPATLQTVNEILPMVPQLLGAGTTRTYEVIIQNNSEPRATGGIPGSAIDVTVADGQITIGDFYSAADFGIPFHNVPLGQPTDEELALFGSTFTSVPQDSTYTPEFPRSAALMADYWERLVGAQPSAVISLDPVALQYILKDAQPVTVGDLTVDGTNLASALLGDFYLKFPDPDVQDQVFAQFAKGLISQAMQGNIAFDGAAHAIEEGRIFAWSPDSAEEAAFTTLGIDGAFLENSDAIGIFQNDTAGSKIGYYVNTTTTVAATQCAAGRPQQYDVTYSVSLDFDGDMSALPTYVSGGYYDTPLGRFSSFILLIPPSGGTISSVDIDGTPVDFTAQPYEGRQVVKVRVEIGQHETAAVHFVIDGDFDPATSVVVSPTARTNFLSDWVSTAAMNCAA; encoded by the coding sequence TTGGCGGACCGTAAGGATGCGCGCGCGACGCGGCGCGGAGCGAAGCCCGCACCCCAGAACGTGGTCCAAGCCACCGGCCAGCTTCGGCACTACTCGGGAAAGCGCCCGCACCCGTGGCGGTGGGTGGCGCTGATCGGGTTCGTGATGGTGGTGGCAATCGCGGTGCCCGGGTACCTGTTCGCCAAGGACGCGCTCGCCGCGAAGGACGCGACCGACCGTCTGAAGGCTCAGATAGAGCCTGCGAAGGCGGCCGCCAAGAACCGCGACTCCGCCGCGATCCAGACGGTGCTCGCCAACGTCTCGGCCGACGCGGTCGACTACGCCGACCACACGCAGGGCCCGTTGTGGGACCTCGCCGCGAAGGTCCCATGGGTGAAGGACCAGGTCATCCCGCTGATGGCGCTCGGCGACACGCTCACCGCGCTCAACGACTCGGTGCTCGTGCCGCTCGAGCAGCAGGATCTGTCGATCATCGAGTCCCCGCCGATCGACAACGGCCGCATCGATCCATACATCGCCGAGCCCTTCGTGCCGATCCTCGCTGAGGCGCAGACGGTGATCGAGGACCAGAACGCCAAACTCGCCCAAGTGGACACGAGCAACTCGATCGCGCAGATCGCTGACGGCGTCGCGACCGTCCGCGACGCGTTGGCCGGCGTGCCCGCGACGCTTCAGACCGTCAACGAGATTCTGCCGATGGTGCCGCAGCTGCTCGGCGCGGGCACGACGCGCACCTACGAGGTCATCATCCAGAACAACTCGGAGCCGCGCGCGACCGGAGGCATCCCGGGGTCGGCGATCGACGTGACGGTCGCCGACGGGCAGATCACGATCGGCGACTTCTATTCCGCGGCGGACTTCGGAATCCCGTTCCACAACGTGCCGCTCGGCCAGCCGACGGACGAGGAGCTCGCGCTGTTCGGTTCGACCTTCACGTCCGTGCCGCAGGACTCGACGTACACGCCCGAGTTCCCGCGCAGCGCCGCCCTGATGGCGGACTACTGGGAGCGCCTGGTAGGTGCTCAGCCGTCGGCAGTGATCTCGCTCGACCCGGTCGCGCTCCAATACATCCTCAAGGACGCGCAGCCCGTGACCGTGGGGGATCTCACGGTGGACGGGACGAACCTGGCGAGCGCGCTGCTTGGTGACTTCTACCTGAAGTTCCCTGACCCGGACGTACAGGACCAGGTGTTCGCACAGTTCGCCAAGGGGCTCATCTCCCAGGCGATGCAGGGCAACATCGCGTTCGACGGTGCCGCCCATGCGATCGAAGAGGGACGCATCTTCGCCTGGAGCCCCGACAGCGCGGAGGAGGCGGCGTTCACGACGCTCGGGATCGATGGCGCGTTCCTGGAGAATTCCGATGCGATCGGCATCTTCCAGAACGACACTGCGGGGTCCAAGATCGGCTACTACGTGAACACCACCACCACGGTGGCGGCGACGCAGTGCGCGGCCGGCAGGCCGCAGCAGTACGACGTGACCTACAGCGTGTCGCTCGACTTCGACGGCGATATGAGCGCCCTTCCCACCTACGTGTCCGGCGGCTACTACGACACGCCGCTCGGCCGGTTCTCGTCCTTCATCCTGCTGATCCCGCCATCCGGGGGCACGATCTCCTCGGTCGACATCGATGGCACGCCGGTCGATTTCACCGCTCAGCCCTACGAGGGGCGACAGGTGGTCAAGGTGCGGGTGGAGATCGGCCAGCACGAGACGGCGGCCGTCCATTTCGTCATCGATGGAGACTTCGATCCCGCGACCTCTGTGGTGGTCTCTCCGACGGCGCGCACCAACTTCCTGTCGGATTGGGTGAGCACCGCTGCGATGAACTGCGCGGCATAG